From Brassica oleracea var. oleracea cultivar TO1000 chromosome C3, BOL, whole genome shotgun sequence, a single genomic window includes:
- the LOC106334328 gene encoding transcriptional regulator SUPERMAN has protein sequence MNNRHKQIDSGSGSGDNRRMYDCDICMRGFTSPQALGGHRNIHRKERERNLSSSSSSSHSFPFSMPSSRNYTNPNYNNPPPYFPTNESYHHQTFQPTINPSYNAQRFGTTPSSGGGNYAQGEFLDLDLSLRLGSVNVGNDSHRSLPDAEDSKPDQDDDLDLDLRLGGHQHH, from the coding sequence ATGAACAACCGGCACAAACAGATTGACTCCGGTTCTGGCTCCGGAGATAACCGCCGGATGTACGACTGTGACATCTGCATGAGAGGCTTCACGAGTCCTCAAGCCCTCGGTGGTCACAGAAACATCCACCGTAAGGAACGTGAAAGAAACCTCTCCTCGTCCTCTTCATCTTCTCACTCATTTCCATTTTCTATGCCATCATCCCGAAACTACACAAACCCTAATTACAACAACCCACCTCCATATTTTCCAACAAATGAGTCATACCATCATCAAACTTTTCAGCCAACAATTAACCCTAGCTACAACGCACAACGCTTTGGAACAACACCATCATCCGGAGGAGGAAACTATGCCCAAGGGGAGTTTCTTGATCTCGATTTGAGCTTACGGCTCGGATCCGTCAACGTCGGTAACGACTCTCACCGGAGCCTACCGGATGCTGAAGATTCTAAGCCTGATCAAGATGATGATCTTGATCTTGATCTTCGACTTGGAGGTCATCAACATCACTAA